A genomic segment from Thermotoga neapolitana DSM 4359 encodes:
- a CDS encoding ABC transporter substrate-binding protein, with translation MRKFLALLLAVLLVGGLFAVKITMTSGGVGKELEVLKKQIEMFQQQYPDIEVEIIPMPDSSTERHDLYVTYFAAGESDPDVLMLDVIWPAEFAPFLEDLTADKDYFELGEFLPGTVMAATVNGKIVAVPWFTDAGLLYYRKDLLEKYGYDHPPRTWDELVEMAKKISQAEGIHGFVWQGARYEGLVCDFLEYLWSFGGDVLDENGNVVIDSPQAVDALRFMVDLIYKHKVTPEGVTTYMEEDARRIFQNGEAVFMRNWPYAWSLVNSDESPIKGKVGVAPLPMGPGGRRAATLGGWMLGINSFSSPEEKEAAKKLIKFLTSYEQQLYKAINAGQNPTRKAVYKDPRLKEAAPFMVELLSVFLNALPRPRVANYSEVSDVIQRYVHAALTRQTTPEEAIKNIAKELKFLLGQ, from the coding sequence ATGAGAAAGTTTCTTGCTCTGCTTCTTGCTGTTCTTCTGGTTGGTGGTCTCTTCGCCGTGAAGATCACCATGACATCTGGAGGGGTCGGAAAAGAACTTGAGGTTTTGAAGAAGCAGATCGAGATGTTCCAGCAGCAGTATCCAGACATCGAAGTAGAGATCATACCCATGCCGGACAGTTCAACCGAAAGGCACGACCTCTATGTCACGTACTTCGCCGCCGGTGAGAGTGACCCGGATGTTCTCATGCTCGATGTGATCTGGCCGGCAGAGTTTGCACCGTTCCTCGAGGATCTGACGGCCGATAAAGACTACTTCGAACTCGGTGAGTTCCTCCCCGGAACGGTGATGGCTGCTACAGTCAACGGAAAGATCGTTGCAGTTCCATGGTTCACCGATGCGGGCCTTCTTTACTACAGAAAAGATCTTCTCGAAAAGTACGGCTACGATCATCCTCCAAGAACATGGGATGAACTCGTTGAGATGGCAAAGAAGATCTCTCAGGCCGAAGGTATTCACGGATTCGTCTGGCAGGGTGCAAGATACGAAGGGCTCGTGTGTGATTTCCTCGAGTACCTTTGGTCTTTTGGTGGAGACGTTCTGGACGAAAACGGAAACGTTGTGATCGATTCGCCACAGGCCGTCGATGCACTTCGATTCATGGTTGATCTCATCTACAAACACAAAGTCACGCCCGAGGGTGTCACCACCTACATGGAAGAAGACGCAAGAAGAATCTTCCAGAACGGAGAGGCAGTCTTCATGAGAAACTGGCCGTACGCGTGGTCCCTTGTGAACAGCGACGAATCTCCAATCAAAGGAAAGGTTGGAGTAGCACCTCTTCCGATGGGACCCGGCGGAAGAAGGGCGGCAACTCTCGGTGGCTGGATGCTTGGAATAAACAGCTTCTCTTCTCCTGAAGAGAAAGAAGCGGCAAAGAAACTCATAAAGTTCCTCACAAGTTATGAGCAGCAGCTCTACAAAGCAATAAACGCTGGTCAGAACCCAACAAGGAAAGCCGTCTACAAGGATCCAAGACTCAAAGAAGCAGCTCCATTCATGGTAGAACTCCTCAGCGTCTTCCTGAACGCTCTTCCAAGACCAAGAGTTGCAAACTACAGTGAAGTGTCCGATGTAATTCAGAGGTATGTGCACGCTGCTCTGACGAGGCAGACAACACCGGAAGAGGCGATAAAGAACATCGCAAAAGAGCTGAAGTTCTTACTCGGCCAGTGA
- a CDS encoding alpha-amylase family glycosyl hydrolase, with protein sequence MVLIQDIVVNHVGNYFRFKDGKFELNKDSIPTSAPTQFPFNMNNYNDPEQREMNVYHWTPDITNYSDLHQKLYYQLSGLDDLNTENPLVREALKDSYNFWIREVGVDGFRVDTAMYVPKDFWDDFFNGENGVMKQKRNFIAFGEAWLTSPPLDDSAEKEIESYFEHGFNAMLDFPLCEEIRRVLKGGKPTSWLAYRIERRNETLRKGLLVTFIDNHDMERFIRGTDEKTLKMAIAFLMTLPGIPVIYYGTEQSFEETRASMFASGWGSGGRDHFEKGSMYEFIKSAIGFRKNHTATRYGTVKTILSNKEGAGLLVYKIEDEHETLIVVMNTSNDERIRVYSDAFPEVEEVFSTGRKAQMIIQQDSTVFRVPPKSLTVYKVLSETSGKQPPDLNLKLNAEVNVGKEKVIISGETNGKKIFAYVDGMYRAIGDKIKLESGKFSYTLDPYRIGPGKHFVVLKVYGSTPREVLYSKELWFEVSIPIEKLSEVTDPLNDDYGPFGKYEYPTDITFKRQMDIVAAKVERMGPNLILWIKPREITTSWNPPFGFDHVSFQIFLDDPRKDGKSILPFQNYVIEDWDYEIFITGWSSAIFSSKGADERKFGTQLGSPEVLTTDGWIKIVVKGEWLGFPEEFTGWKIYITTWDYDGVENRFRPLEEEPKAYIFGGGKETDPYVMDDLWIKIEK encoded by the coding sequence ATGGTCCTTATTCAGGATATAGTTGTAAACCATGTTGGGAATTATTTCCGATTTAAAGATGGAAAGTTTGAACTCAACAAGGATAGTATTCCTACTTCTGCACCAACACAGTTTCCATTCAATATGAATAACTACAACGATCCAGAACAGAGAGAAATGAATGTTTACCACTGGACACCTGACATCACTAATTACAGTGATCTTCATCAGAAACTGTACTATCAACTTTCTGGCCTGGATGATTTAAACACCGAAAACCCTCTGGTTAGAGAAGCACTGAAAGACTCTTACAACTTCTGGATAAGGGAAGTAGGAGTGGATGGTTTCAGAGTAGATACCGCTATGTATGTTCCTAAAGATTTTTGGGATGACTTCTTTAATGGTGAAAATGGCGTAATGAAGCAGAAAAGAAATTTCATCGCTTTCGGTGAAGCATGGCTTACTTCACCACCTTTGGATGATAGTGCAGAAAAAGAAATTGAGAGTTACTTTGAACATGGTTTCAACGCTATGCTTGATTTTCCACTTTGTGAAGAGATACGGCGGGTTTTAAAAGGTGGGAAACCCACTTCCTGGCTTGCTTATAGAATAGAAAGGCGTAACGAAACGCTCAGAAAAGGACTCTTGGTTACTTTCATCGACAATCACGATATGGAACGATTTATCAGAGGGACGGACGAAAAGACATTGAAAATGGCAATAGCTTTCCTAATGACCTTACCAGGAATACCAGTTATTTACTACGGGACAGAACAATCTTTCGAAGAAACACGTGCTTCTATGTTTGCGAGTGGATGGGGGTCAGGTGGTAGGGATCACTTTGAAAAAGGCTCAATGTATGAGTTTATAAAAAGCGCAATTGGATTTAGAAAGAACCATACAGCAACGAGATACGGAACTGTAAAGACAATTTTATCCAATAAAGAAGGAGCAGGTCTTTTGGTTTACAAAATCGAAGATGAACATGAAACATTGATTGTTGTTATGAACACATCTAATGATGAAAGGATAAGGGTCTATTCCGACGCATTTCCTGAGGTGGAAGAAGTATTCTCAACAGGCCGGAAAGCACAGATGATTATTCAACAGGATTCCACTGTCTTTCGAGTTCCTCCAAAAAGTTTGACGGTCTATAAAGTTCTATCTGAAACGTCTGGAAAACAACCACCGGATCTTAATCTTAAGCTAAACGCTGAAGTAAATGTCGGAAAAGAGAAAGTTATCATTTCTGGTGAAACGAATGGTAAGAAGATTTTTGCATACGTAGATGGTATGTATCGAGCCATCGGAGACAAAATAAAACTTGAAAGTGGGAAGTTCAGTTATACATTGGATCCCTATAGAATAGGCCCAGGAAAACACTTTGTTGTTTTAAAAGTTTACGGATCAACTCCGAGGGAAGTTCTTTATTCTAAAGAACTCTGGTTTGAAGTGTCAATACCTATTGAAAAATTGTCAGAGGTGACAGACCCTCTTAATGATGATTATGGTCCCTTCGGAAAGTATGAATATCCAACGGACATAACCTTCAAACGTCAGATGGACATAGTTGCTGCAAAAGTTGAACGCATGGGCCCCAATTTGATTCTCTGGATAAAACCAAGAGAAATTACCACAAGTTGGAATCCTCCCTTTGGGTTTGATCATGTGAGTTTTCAGATTTTTCTTGATGATCCTAGAAAAGATGGTAAAAGCATCCTGCCGTTTCAGAATTACGTTATAGAAGATTGGGATTATGAAATTTTCATTACGGGCTGGAGCTCCGCTATTTTCTCTTCAAAGGGAGCAGATGAAAGGAAATTTGGTACACAACTTGGTTCTCCCGAAGTCTTGACAACGGATGGATGGATAAAGATCGTTGTAAAAGGTGAATGGCTTGGTTTCCCAGAAGAATTCACTGGTTGGAAAATCTACATTACAACATGGGACTATGATGGTGTTGAAAACAGGTTCAGGCCTCTTGAAGAAGAACCAAAAGCTTATATATTTGGAGGTGGAAAAGAGACAGATCCATACGTGATGGATGATCTCTGGATTAAAATCGAAAAATAG
- a CDS encoding alpha-amylase family glycosyl hydrolase yields MRKCLVLFLLILTAVLFATSWHDVVLYEIMIDRFYDGDPMNNDQGYGEYDPSNPSKYSGGDLKGIIEKLDYIKGLGVDGIWITPPVANQWWDPWVNYGGYHGYWARNFKEVDEHFGDLETYKSLSEELKKKGNGPYSGYSCKPCWELFPI; encoded by the coding sequence AACTGCTGTTTTATTTGCTACTTCTTGGCATGACGTTGTATTGTATGAAATCATGATAGACAGATTCTACGACGGTGATCCTATGAACAATGATCAAGGTTATGGTGAGTATGATCCAAGTAATCCATCAAAATATAGCGGAGGAGATTTGAAAGGGATAATAGAGAAATTAGATTACATAAAGGGGCTAGGGGTCGATGGAATTTGGATCACCCCACCAGTTGCTAACCAATGGTGGGATCCATGGGTAAATTATGGAGGTTACCATGGATACTGGGCTAGAAATTTTAAAGAAGTAGATGAACATTTTGGAGATCTTGAAACGTACAAGAGTCTTTCAGAAGAGCTTAAAAAGAAGGGGAATGGTCCTTATTCAGGATATAGTTGTAAACCATGTTGGGAATTATTTCCGATTTAA